The bacterium genomic interval CTGGACTTAATGCGATTTCTTCGGCGCCAAAATATAACCATGATCCGTTGGTTGTTGGTGCAGGTACAACATCAGAAATCCATGTTGGTAAGGTAGTCACATCAGCACCTATATATAAATTCAATGGATTGGCGCTTCCAAAATTTCCAGGACTGCCCGGAGTATCGGAATGCTCTACATATATATCGAGACTATCACTTCGTCCCACTGTTCGTTTTGCAATGCTTCCATTTGCAACCCCTGTTGTTGTGTGGTCACACGGATTACTGCAGGGAGGTACTATGGTAGAAGTATCTGTGATTTCTGTTGCAATAATAGTAAGTCCATTTTTGTCCCGTATTTCAATCGCACCTTCTCGGTAAGCAAACAGTCGCATTATATTATCAGCAGGATTAATTTTTAGTTCAAGTTTGTAAATTCCCGTGCAAGGAAAAGGTCCTGTCGCCACATTAAGTTCCTTCGTTATAGAATTCCATCGCTGTAAAGAACAGCTAGGGCTATTCCACGAACCATTTTGTCCTCGTGCTGTATAAACATTGCCAGCATCCGCAGTAATTGCAGTAAAAAGATATCCCGGGCTACTACCATCTAATTCCCATGGAACACTCGTAATGGGATCTGCATAAGAACCCCCATCGGGAACGCTGACTTGCCATATTTCCGCAGGCGGAGGATTTGCTCCCACAGGCGTGTTCATATCCGCTTGAATTTCTGCTTGGGAAAGCGCAAGGGTGTAAATGCGAACATCGTCAATAAGACCGGAAAAGTAATCCTGGTCATCTCCTGTGCCGCCGATATTGACAAGAGATGAGCTATTAGTCCCAAGGGTAGTGGGACCAATCGTTTCCTGAAACATGCCGTTTGTATAGAGCGAGACGCCGGTTACGTCTGCAACCACAGCAATGTGTGTCCACATATTGAGTGGAGGAGAATATGAAAAGGCGCGAAAGTCAGGTTGTGATGCTACATAGATCCGTCCATCACCACTATCCATACCAACATCCACACGCATATCTCCACTATTCCACGAAGAACGTTTTGAGAAAATAACATGATAATTGCTATAGTCTGAAGGGTTAATCCACGCTTCAATGGTAAAAGGAAGTGAGGATATATCAAGCGTTGAAGGAAGCGCTACTTTGTCGTCAATGCCGTCAAAAAATACTGCGGTGCCATTTTTGCCGGCAGACCATAGAGCGCCATTGGTAAGCGTACCCGTTTCGCTTCCTGATAAATCTGCTGTGATTCCCCCCGATCCTTCATCAAATGAATATGAGTGATCGGGCACTTGCGCATAAATAAGGTGAAGCGGTGTAATGGCGGAGACGACAAATACTACTGCGAGTACGCTCCAGAACAAAAATTTATTTGTAAGAGATGTGGCTGATCTTTTATTAATAATATGAGTATGCCCGTTCATCGATCTGAGAGAAATTATTTTTAAATAATACATAATGTCGTGTGAAAATACTGAAAAATTAAGACTTATTTTTCCTTGATTATTTTAGTGGCAATAAAGGAATCTTTCTTAAATAATTCTCCTTCTCCCCAAGCACTGACTTGATCACCCGCCTTAAGTGTTGCAAATGACACCCCTGGAAATTTGGTATTTGCATTAATAATGATTACATATTCTTTTTCAACATACGGAACCACGAA includes:
- a CDS encoding LamG-like jellyroll fold domain-containing protein — its product is MNGHTHIINKRSATSLTNKFLFWSVLAVVFVVSAITPLHLIYAQVPDHSYSFDEGSGGITADLSGSETGTLTNGALWSAGKNGTAVFFDGIDDKVALPSTLDISSLPFTIEAWINPSDYSNYHVIFSKRSSWNSGDMRVDVGMDSGDGRIYVASQPDFRAFSYSPPLNMWTHIAVVADVTGVSLYTNGMFQETIGPTTLGTNSSSLVNIGGTGDDQDYFSGLIDDVRIYTLALSQAEIQADMNTPVGANPPPAEIWQVSVPDGGSYADPITSVPWELDGSSPGYLFTAITADAGNVYTARGQNGSWNSPSCSLQRWNSITKELNVATGPFPCTGIYKLELKINPADNIMRLFAYREGAIEIRDKNGLTIIATEITDTSTIVPPCSNPCDHTTTGVANGSIAKRTVGRSDSLDIYVEHSDTPGSPGNFGSANPLNLYIGADVTTLPTWISDVVPAPTTNGSWLYFGAEEIALSPAGDYLYIAGGNKVGGVLSSQIEKRELPALPDPQVSSIISAPFQIDNGDNVDIYWSSSYADYCDITTSPSVWSGMGLPANGYELNIGPINPPVTFTALCTRNSDGKTGSASVTVTLAPNLPPQAVITNPASDIAINSGDTVVFDAGSCPSGSCDSDGSISAYEWREGDCITGTLLSSASTFNKSYFTVGSYSTYLTVKDDEGAWSNCALITITMPPKCNNGDFDDDGDGLPDEQDPGCWTNPTDSATYNQYDDDENNCGNQTPPMCEKNFGENFKTCRLDCAIKFYEN